In Pomacea canaliculata isolate SZHN2017 linkage group LG12, ASM307304v1, whole genome shotgun sequence, a single genomic region encodes these proteins:
- the LOC112553184 gene encoding sulfotransferase family cytosolic 1B member 1-like: MPQFLELKDKFGNSLFFGNGGDVRLAATPLIADFRKQLKDVQELYLRHDDVIITGYPKSGNHWHQQIIRMLIQNSTEYTPNTFTTDVLEYIPESFRPPATQPRVFFSHLLFRHLPRQVTEKKVKVVYLTRNPKDTFVSMYAQLSSMSNEMGYAGTWDQFFQVMLEWGFWHGNYFDHLLDWEKEIEAHPDHPVFVSSFEDMKRDPVGQIEKLNDFLDLGRSPQLCARIASVCNIASMREKEEVQVQALRQVYDAAAPVIYRKGEIGDWKNWFTPEQNEQFDEVYRKRMSESKRTLIFE, from the exons ATGCCGCAGTTCCTGGAGCTGAAGGACAAGTTCGGCAACTCCCTTTTTTTCGGGAATGGAGGCGACGTGCGCCTGGCCGCCACACCTCTCATCGCCGACTTCCGCAAGCAGCTGAAAGACGTGCAGGAGCTGTACCTGCGGCACGATGACGTCATCATTACCGGCTACCCCAAGTCAG GCAATCACTGGCATCAGCAAATTATCAGGATGCTGATTCAGAACTCCACGGAGTACACACCCAACACCTTCACCACGGATGTGCTGGAGTATATCCCAGAATCCTTCAGGCCACCCGCCACTCAGCCGCGCGTCTTCTTTTCCCACCTGCTCTTCCGCCACTTGCCGCGCCAGGTGACAGAAAAGAAGGTGAAGGTTGTTTACCTGACGAGGAACCCGAAGGACACCTTCGTGTCCATGTACGCCCAGCTGTCCAGCATGTCCAACGAGATGGGCTACGCCGGCACGTGGGACCAGTTCTTCCAGGTCATGCTGGAGTGGGGAT TCTGGCATGGAAACTACTTCGACCATTTGCTGGACTGGGAAAAGGAGATCGAAGCCCATCCTGATCACCCTGTCTTCGTGTCATCATTTGAGGACATGAAAAGG GATCCCGTGGGACAGATTGAAAAGCTGAACGACTTTCTGGACCTGGGACGGTCCCCCCAGCTGTGCGCGCGCATCGCATCCGTGTGCAACATCGCCAGCATGcgggagaaggaggaggtgCAGGTGCAAGCGCTCCGCCAGGTGTACGACGCTGCCGCACCTGTCATCTACCGCAAAG GTGAGATCGGCGACTGGAAGAATTGGTTCACGCCGGAGCAGAACGAACAGTTCGACGAAGTGTACCGGAAACGCATGAGCGAAAGCAAGCGAACCTTGATCTTCGAATGA